The Medicago truncatula cultivar Jemalong A17 chromosome 7, MtrunA17r5.0-ANR, whole genome shotgun sequence genome includes the window CTTTTGCAAGTGTAAATCATTATTAACATTAATGCTTAtatacatgttaatgaaatctTTAAATAAAAGAGTCATATGTGAATGTGGTCATACCATTATAGACATCTCCATATGCATAACttgctacatttttttttgacaaagttaattaatgatgttcaaaattattttaagaaagttATCAATCACTTATGTTTCATGATTAATATCTAAGGTAGTTGACATAGAAGGTTCGACCTTCCGCTCACACATGTTGTAACttgtttttattagaaaaatctTTCATTTTTTGATAAGCCAAATAAATTATTGAGCATAAAAGATTTATATGAATCATAGTTTAAATCACAAGATATGCTAAAATTGCACCTACCCGTAATATTCTTTAGTTAgatgagaaaagaaagaaaaatgtgaaAGTCGGAAAGAAACTATGTTCTTTAAAAGGACACTCCTAAAGCACCGTCTAACAAAGTTTTTAACAAACTAGATAAAGGTCGATGAACCATAACATGAGGTTCATCGCAGCTTGAACCAAACTTTGCAAGAATATCCGCATAAGAATCCTCCCGGCACTAACCCCTAATATGAAATGATACatataaaaaagaagaataaaaatcaGCACCAAACCATTGTGATCGATATAGTTATTCTTTCCACTAAtctatgaattaaattaactacCAATGATTTGATGGTGATTACAcacattaaacaaattaaaaacagaATTTTTGTTAAATAGTCCAAGAATAGCATGCCAGCACCTTGATTTCATCACTTAGCTCCATTTGTCATGTTTCTTAGAGGTTGTAGGAGATGAAACACAACCCTCTATTCCAATCacaaaaaacaattcaaactAACAAAAGCTACACCTCTGACCCATAGGGCCATAAAATTTTCAAGgttaattcaatttaaaaaattatcataaaaatacaCATATTTTCATGAATTATTATAACCAACTAATATGGTATACACCAAATTAAGGACAACATCTCCAACTTAATTTATAACTGACagctgtcaaaattttgacacaATTTGTGCATCTCTTGTAACAACATCAACATGTCCCCGAACTTTTTGGAAACAtgagaaaacaaaacaagaatcaCCACAACATGAAATCTGGTTTTGATACTTTTGGCATATTCCCTCTGCATGCATGTTAGTTGCATAACATTGTTCGTTTCTTGAGATTcaagtttatcattttttttttttgtttgttaacaaTATATGCATGAAATTATTTGAATTAATATCTTCATTTGGGGTATCCATGTTAATGGAGAAGGGTATCCAAAATAACTGAAAAGCATTGGAAGAAAAACACACACAATGATTGGTAAAGATGGAGGTGTTTTTAAGGCATGGGAAGCCACGGTGAGAAGAACAAGTGCAGTAGCTAAAAAACGTGCCAATAGTATATTTGGTCTTGGAGCATTAGCAATTACAAATGCAGACGATGAAGAAGGCAGCCACCACCATGATGATAACGATGAAAATGGAAACCAGGTATTTGAACTATACACCGAAGAGAAGGTTCTTTCCAATGGTGATTACTATACAGGACAATGGGCAGAAAATTTTCCACATGGAGAAGGAAAATATCTATGGACGGATGGGTGCATGTACGTTGGACAATGgttcaaaggaaaaacaaaggGAAAAGGTAGATTCAGTTGGCCTTCAGGCGCTACATATGAAGGCGAATTCAAGACTGGTTTCATGGATGGTGTAGGAACATACACGGGTATTAATGGTGAGACATATAAAGGACAATGGGTGATGAATTTAAAACATGGTCATGGGTATAAGAGTTATGTGAATGGTGATTGGTATGAAGGTGATTGGAGGAGAGGGGTGCAAGATGGAAAAGGGAGGTATGAATGGAGAGATATGAGTCATTATATTGGTGAATGGAAGAATGGGATAATTTGGGGTAAAGGATCATTTTTTTGGCCTAATGGTAATAGCTTTGAAGGGATTTGGGAAGATGGTTTGCCAAAAGGAAATGGAACTTTTAGATGGCAAGATGGAAGTTATTATGTTGGGAACTTTAGtaaggatgatgatgataataataaagatgaaaatgGGAAATTTTATCCATTTGATGAATCATCTAATGAAAGTTATATGAATTGGGATCCTCAAGATTTGTATAGTGAATTGAGTGGCTATTCAGTTTGTCCTAGTGAGAAGGTTTCGGTGTTGCCATCACAAAAGAGACTTGCTGTTTGGAGGTCTACTAGAGGAGGGGAAAGTGGTAAACCTCGGAGAATGTCGGTCGACGGAAGGGCAAGTGTTGGAGGGGAGAAACCAAGTGATAGAATGAATTTGTGGGATGGTGGTGGGAGTAGCCATGGAGGACGAGGAGAGGGTGATGCTAGTAGTGGTGGTAATAGAACTCCTCCTACTTTAGGgagtgattatgatgatgattcaattaGTTCACGTATCGATgatgctgatgatgatgctttGAATCAACTGCAGCCTTTGAAAGCACCAAAGAAATCAAAGAGGCAGGGTGAGACTATATGCAAAGGGCACAAAAATTTTGAGCTCATGCTTAATTTGCAGCTGGGAATTaggtaatgtttttttattttggatttttggaTTTTCATAAACCTTGATATCTTTGGTTTTAATGTTTGTAATATTGAtgatttaaaaatttgttgGACTTTATAGGCACTCAGTTGCAAGACCTGCTCCTACAGCATCACTTGATCTTAAGCCATCAGCTTTCGACCCAAAGGAGAAAGTGTGGACAAGATTTCCACCTGAAGGATCAAAATATACTCCACCACATCCATCATGTGACTTTAAGTGGAAAGACTATTGCCCTGTAGTTTTTAGGTCAGTCCCACTAGTACTTTATCTGATGTTTGCTTTGTGCAAGTTACAAGTTTTTGATCAAAGAAGTTATAAGCTCTTTTCACAAGGTGTTATTGGAATAAGTTAAATGCAATTTATAAACATGTTAGCTTTCCCAAATACTACAAGGTTCTTATTTCATATGATAAGTATATTGGTCTAATATGCCATAAATAAACTCTTCCAAACATTCTCCAAGTAGCATTTTCCTTTACTTATAAATTACACTCTGTCATCAGGACTCTCAGGAAGCTATTCAAGGTGGATCCAGCTGATTACATGCTTTCCATATGTGGAAATGATGCTCTTCGCGAACTTTCCTCACCTGGAAAAAGTGGAAGCTTCTTTTACTTAACCAACGATGACCGATACATGATAAAGACAATGAGAAAAGCTGAAGTGAAAGTGAGTTTCAAAACTTACATTGCCACATCTAAAATTTCACATTTATTTTCCTAACTTAGTTGTTCTGGATTTCTGTTGCAGGTCCTGATAAAAATGCTTCCAGCCTATTACAACCATTTTAGAGAGCATCAAAATACTctattaacaaaatattatgGCCTGCATTGTGTAAAGTTAAATGGACCTATCCAAAAGAAGGtacattttctatcatagtctCTATGtaacataaaaatgaattaaatgttGATAcctcattattttttaattaagttgttagaaatttgttagtttttgacATTAACTAGTGTTTATACtaataggaaaataaaaatttctatgCAATATTCTATAGTTTAGTATAATAAGCTTCATAACACGTTTGTTTTTCAGGTTAGATTTATCATAATGGGAAACCTCTTTTGTTCTGAGTATATCACGCATAGACGCTATGATTTGAAGGGTTCTTCACTTGGTCGCACATCTGATAAGCTTGAGATAGAGATTAGTGAAACCACTATTCTTAAAGATCTTgaccttaattttatatttctactTCAGAAATCTTGGTTTGAAGAGTTTTGCAGGTGATATAAGTTTTTGATACATCAATTTAtatagttttgtattttaaagCTGAAATTGGCTCCTCTAAACTAATTGGTTGCATATTAGACAAAAAAGTTCACTGTTATAGTATAATAacatttgatgttaaaattTACTCTTGATTTTCCAATGAAAAGTTATAGTTATGTACTTTTTCCTTTGAAATGCAACATCTTAATTTAGATGAGTCAAATAATTGGAAAAGTTAAACAATTGCAAATCCAAACatgttttttaacttttttgtttcATGCATGTGTAATGATACTAAGCATGTAAAACATATATTTGTTCTCCAGACAAGTTGATAAGGATTGTGAGCTTCTAGAACAAGAGGGAATTATGGACTATAGTCTGCTACTTGGCATTCATTTCAAAAGTATATCACAAGATGGGGATGTTCTTCCGATAGCACCTCAATCTCCTACCGGTAACTTTTTTTATCCTACATGTGTGTATGTGTATGCGTGCACGCGTCTGTATTTTCGTTACTCAGTAAGAACTTTCTACTTTTCAACCTTCAGGTGATTCAGAGAATGAAGAAACGTCAATAGAAGACACAGAACATGTTCCTTCTGATCCTTCTAGGTGAGTTGTCTTGTTCTAGGTGTATGTTGTAATATGTAACATTAAGTGTTGATTTTTTCAACAACTGGTTGAGAACATGGAAGCATCATTCAATCAGTGCTGattatatttagaaaaatttGTCATTCTCACAAAATGAATGACACAAAGCTCAATACAATATTTGTCTATTTTGGTATATGCAGCACAATCTTGGGTGTGAATATTCCAGCAAAAGCTGAAAGGACAGTCAGAAGAGGCGATATCGAAACACAACTAGTCGGAGAACCAATTGAAGAGTTCTATGATGTTCAACTTACTTTTGGTATCATAGACATACTTCAAGACTATGATATCAGCAAGAAGCTTGAGCATGCCTACAAATCCATTCAATATGACCCTACCTCAATATCAGCAGTTGATCCTAGACAATACTCGAGGCGCTTTCGCGATTT containing:
- the LOC11408947 gene encoding phosphatidylinositol 4-phosphate 5-kinase 5, which gives rise to MIGKDGGVFKAWEATVRRTSAVAKKRANSIFGLGALAITNADDEEGSHHHDDNDENGNQVFELYTEEKVLSNGDYYTGQWAENFPHGEGKYLWTDGCMYVGQWFKGKTKGKGRFSWPSGATYEGEFKTGFMDGVGTYTGINGETYKGQWVMNLKHGHGYKSYVNGDWYEGDWRRGVQDGKGRYEWRDMSHYIGEWKNGIIWGKGSFFWPNGNSFEGIWEDGLPKGNGTFRWQDGSYYVGNFSKDDDDNNKDENGKFYPFDESSNESYMNWDPQDLYSELSGYSVCPSEKVSVLPSQKRLAVWRSTRGGESGKPRRMSVDGRASVGGEKPSDRMNLWDGGGSSHGGRGEGDASSGGNRTPPTLGSDYDDDSISSRIDDADDDALNQLQPLKAPKKSKRQGETICKGHKNFELMLNLQLGIRHSVARPAPTASLDLKPSAFDPKEKVWTRFPPEGSKYTPPHPSCDFKWKDYCPVVFRTLRKLFKVDPADYMLSICGNDALRELSSPGKSGSFFYLTNDDRYMIKTMRKAEVKVLIKMLPAYYNHFREHQNTLLTKYYGLHCVKLNGPIQKKVRFIIMGNLFCSEYITHRRYDLKGSSLGRTSDKLEIEISETTILKDLDLNFIFLLQKSWFEEFCRQVDKDCELLEQEGIMDYSLLLGIHFKSISQDGDVLPIAPQSPTGDSENEETSIEDTEHVPSDPSSTILGVNIPAKAERTVRRGDIETQLVGEPIEEFYDVQLTFGIIDILQDYDISKKLEHAYKSIQYDPTSISAVDPRQYSRRFRDFIFRIFTEETFET